From Vicia villosa cultivar HV-30 ecotype Madison, WI unplaced genomic scaffold, Vvil1.0 ctg.002408F_1_1, whole genome shotgun sequence, a single genomic window includes:
- the LOC131638760 gene encoding B3 domain-containing protein At5g18000-like, with product MATQKRPDFHRAIMQSKQLRLPKFYAKNYWNGTPNPIFLILPNDRESKEGPKETVELSDESLNEVEELAQTRRRQINKSKRKVDSDLNTAQPKISDEVAGSKEGVKGTRELRDESLDESEQHKQTERRKNNKRKRKVATQPKISGRKRKDIVKEVNNNSPYFEVTLKPSYAKGYMLRIPIVFTRKYFRKSERKAMLKFENDMAMEVIIEYNNYNGGFSMKRGWKKFTDKYNLKIGDVCKFVITSDQPLSFSVTFTRVRKEKKLKKFLGVSLSDSTVAKKKSVGETSRGRPKGSKSCNVINSSFKLFVNCLYPKFPKKFMDGPKKIVKLKMKEESWLVKVNYYHSIQGWRFSGGWLKFRKDCMVEIGDTCLFELTDNKNMVFDVSFVEKNT from the exons ATGGCAACTCAAAAACGTCCAGATTTTCATAGAGCAATAATGCAGAGTAAACAACTT AGACTTCCCAAATTTTATGCCAAAAATTATTGGAATGGAACTCCTAATCCAATATTTCTCATACTTCCGAATG ATAGGGAAAGTAAAGAGGGACCTAAAGAAACTGTTGAACTGAGTGATGAGAGTTTAAATGAGGTTGAAGAACTTGCACAAACTAGAAGGAGGCAAATTAACAAAAGTAAAAGGAAAGTTGATTCAGATTTGAATACTGCTCAGCCAAAAATTTCAG ATGAAGTTGCTGGAAGTAAAGAAGGAGTTAAAGGAACTCGTGAACTGAGAGATGAAAGTTTGGATGAGAGTGAGCAACATAAGCAAACTGAAAGGAGAAAgaataacaaaagaaaaagaaaagttgcTACCCAACCAAAAATTTCAG gtaGAAAAAGAAAAGACATAGTTAAGGAAGTTAACAACAATAGTCCATACTTTGAAGTTACACTAAAACCATCCTATGCTAAAGGCTATATGTTG AGGATTCCAATAGTGTTTACGAGAAAATATTTCAGAAAGAGTGAAAGAAAAGCAATGTTAAAGTTTGAGAATGACATGGCTATGGAAGTGATTATCGAGTATAATAATTACAACGGAGGATTTAGTATGAAACGTGGTTGGAAGAAATTTAcagataaatataatttaaaaattggtGATGTTTGTAAATTTGTGATAACATCAGATCAACCACTTTCGTTTTCTGTTACTTTTACTCGAGtaagaaaggaaaagaaacttaaGAAGTTTTTAg GTGTATCTTTAAGTGATAGTACAGTTGCAAAGAAAAAAAGTGTGGGAGAAACTTCTAGAGGAAGACCAAAAG GTTCAAAAAGTTGTAATGTGATAAATTCGTCATTTAAGCTTTTTGTAAATTGCCTGTATCCG aaatttccaaaaaaatttatggATGGGCCAAAAAAAATCGTAAAGCTGAAAATGAAAGAAGAATCATGGTTGGTAAAAGTTAATTATTATCATAGTATCCAGGGATGGAGATTCAGTGGAGGTTGGTTAAAGTTTAGGAAAGATTGTATGGTGGAGATAGGAGATACCTGtctctttgaattaactgataacAAAAACATGGTGTTTGATGTTTCATTTGTAGAAAAGAACACATGA